The nucleotide sequence GTCGGATCGTGGTTTCTACTCTGCGCCTCGATCGGAAATGAACCTGCTGCATCGCCACATTTTTTGGAGTGTTTTGACGTCCTGCCTCGCGGCGGTGGGCCTGTTCTCGGTGGTGTTGATCCTCGGCAATGTGCTCAAGGACATGATGAGCTTCGTATTGGCGGGGCAGCTTCCGGCGACCACGTTTTTATATCTCATGGGGCTACTGATCCCGTATGTCGCGGCGTATTCGCTGCCCATGGGCATGCTCACGGGGGTGCTGTTGGTGCTCGGCCGCATGTCGTCGCAACGGGAAATCACGGCGATGCGGGCGGCGGGCATGAGCATGGGATTCATCGCGCGCCCCATTGTGATTTTGGCGGTGCTGGCGACGGCGGCGTCGATGGCGGTCAACTTCGAGTTCATGCCGCGCGCGCGCACGGCGTATAAGCAGATCCTGGCGCAGGCGGTGCAGACGAACCCTCTGAGCTTTATTGTGCCCAAAACCTTTGTGCGGGACTTCCCCAACCTCGTGCTCTACGTCGACGAGAAGGAGGGCGCGCAGTTGCGCGACGTGTGGTTTTGGCGATTGGACAAGGAAAGCCGCGTGCGGGAATTTGGCCGGGCAGGCGCGGGAGAAGTATCCTTTGATGAAGAGGCCGGGGCGTTGCAACTGGTGCTGCGCGACGTGGTGGCGGAGGCACGCAGCGATAAGGATCCCGAGGACTATTCGAAAATTCTAGGCACGACGACGATCGGCGAAGTGCCGCTGACGTTTCGGGTCGACGATATTTTCAGCCGCCGCAAAGCCCGGACCAAATATGCTTGGATGACGTATGCGCAGTTGAGTGCGGAGCGCACACGATTGCAGAGCACGGGTGGAGTCGGCGAGGTCATGAAACTCGATATCGCGGTGACTGAAAAGGCGTCGAGTGCGGTGGCGGTGTTGGCGTTTTCGCTCCTCGCGATTCCGCTGGGCATCAAGGTATCCCGCAAAGAGACCTCGG is from Synoicihabitans lomoniglobus and encodes:
- a CDS encoding LptF/LptG family permease, which produces MNLLHRHIFWSVLTSCLAAVGLFSVVLILGNVLKDMMSFVLAGQLPATTFLYLMGLLIPYVAAYSLPMGMLTGVLLVLGRMSSQREITAMRAAGMSMGFIARPIVILAVLATAASMAVNFEFMPRARTAYKQILAQAVQTNPLSFIVPKTFVRDFPNLVLYVDEKEGAQLRDVWFWRLDKESRVREFGRAGAGEVSFDEEAGALQLVLRDVVAEARSDKDPEDYSKILGTTTIGEVPLTFRVDDIFSRRKARTKYAWMTYAQLSAERTRLQSTGGVGEVMKLDIAVTEKASSAVAVLAFSLLAIPLGIKVSRKETSANLGIALLLVMGYYFLTVIVSWLENSPELRPDLLMWGPAALFLLIGLWLFRRVDTVR